TTTCTACGTGTTGCATGGGTTGAAtccaaaatgagagaatatttgcaaaacaCAATAATGTTCATAACTTTGAACATTGAATGTCTTTGTATTCAATTGCATATAACCTGGAAATTATTTGcaagttgtatttcatttttagtcATGTTTTACACACCATCCCATCTTCATCAGGCTCGCAGACACGTCTACGGCTCCAAAATActacaagatggcgccaaagcaatTTGTTTATATTAGGCAGGGCTTTTGTCTGAACACAAAACGGCACTGAATAGTTGAGTATTGCACTGAATAATGGAGGATAGGTTTTCACAACAGAAATCATGATTAACATGTTTAGATGGGAACATTCAGTCGAGTTCCACTCAAAATTATTCAGAGCTATGTTGGGACTGTTTCAAAGTGACCAATCACAAACGCTATTCATGTAACACCatctttattattgtggttgtacaGTCATTTTTAGTAGTTTGTTTATAATATTATGGGTGTCTCTTTCAGGAGATATTTAACATGTTGCTGTCCGTATGGTTGCGGAGTTTCACACTAAACCACCGTGCAACTGTCTTTATGAACACTTTACACATACAGCTCATTAGAGGTGACAGGCAGGCATATTGTTGGAGCTAgtcattgtttattttcatgatttttttttttaattgattatttttttcttttatttcacaGATCTCCTATGTAGAGCAGCTCCTAAAAGACCCCACTCGTGCCTTGGGGACTTACGGCGTCAAGGATGGCGACGTGGTGGTCCTCAGGCAAGCTGACAGAAGGCCAGCGCCCACTCAGCCAGGCTTTCCAGGTGACAGCATTTCATGTATTCCGTGACTGAAAAGGTGACGATCACAACAACATCAATGAATTGAGGCCCATTATGCTAAAACtgtgcaatattttcatttaatgctATGCGATTACGTATACAGTAGATGCCACAGGATGGCCGCAAAGCACTAAATGAGATCATAAACGACCAACATCAGGCATGTACCATGAACACGATCATGAACCCATCTTACAAAAATAACtattaaaatcagatttttgggAGTAAAATCGTTTTAAGGGCATGACGTGACCATCCCTACCAGCAAGTATCAATCATTCATATATTTACTATAATTGTGACTTTTCCACCTTCTCGTGCATTTGCAAAGGTTTTTGATAACCGcttacatatttacaaatgtgagTAATAACGTCATCGTTTGAATAAAACTCGTCATCTGAGGAACCTCTGCATTTTTACTCTTATATTTTTGGTGATCAAACCTTTTTGTTTCTTCCTGTTTACTCTCTAGGTCTGCCCCATATCGACTTTCGCTCCATCACAGTCCCCGGCGCCTCGACTTCGACTGCTCCCCGTAGCACCGGCAGGCCGCCGCAACAACAGGCCGTAGCATCGCCGCCGCTGCAGCATCAGCCGCCACCatcccagcagcagcagcagccccaGTCCCAGTCCCAGCCCCAGCCCCAGCCCCAGCCCCAGCCCCAGTCCCAGCCCCAGTCCCAGTCCCAGCCCCAGCGCGGCACGCAACCCTCGACGCCGCCGGCCTTTCGGGGCTCCTCTTCTCAAGGGCTTGATGACCCCGCCTTACTGCAACAGATGCTACTTTCCAACCCACACGAGCTTTCCCTGTTAAAAGAGCGAAACCCGCCGCTTGCCGAGGCCTTGCTGAGCGGAGATCTAGGTAGACAAAACGGGAATACTCCCCCCCATGAATTTTTATATTTGCCTAGAGAAGTctatagtagtagtagcagaCTATATTGCCATGGCTGAATTGTAATTGGGGactaaaaaaaactaacaactgGGATCATGAATATGATGAGAATAAACGTGTGTTGGTATGTGTTCAGTGGATGGTGGCGTAAACATCTCGTTGTGTTTTAAGAGCGTTTCACCAAAGTGCTGCTGGAGCAACAGCAAGACCGAGCCAAGCGGGAACAAGAGCGAATCCGACTGCTGACTGCAGATCCTTTTGATTTGGAAGCTCAGGCAAAGATCGAGGAGGATATCAGGTTAGTGccagagcgtttttttttttttttttaccctgtgtGACTGTCAAGTAGACAAGTGCAGAGGAGAGGAAGCAGTTTGTAGGATATTTTCATTCTTGCTTAACGCTTGAATCTGGGCACATTGCAGGCAGCACAACGTAGAAGAAAATATGACCATTGCAATGGAGGAGGCCCCAGAAAGCTTCGGGCAGGTGGTCATGCTCTACATTAACTGCAAAGTCAATGGGCACCCTGTCAAAGCGTTTGTCGACTCAGGTAAATATTGGTTTGGCCTCTACAGCCCCTTTCCAGGTCAGCTTTTGCTACTGTTTACAAGTCCCTGTCACCTGATTTGAAAGCCATATCATGAGCTCTGAGAATGTTGCAGTTTTCTctggtcatccagggtttcAAAACCCAGATGTTTTTCTTGATTGTAACATTTTCGGTGTAACTCGAGATGTAGAATATCAACGTCTGTGTTATTTCTCAAG
This portion of the Syngnathoides biaculeatus isolate LvHL_M chromosome 10, ASM1980259v1, whole genome shotgun sequence genome encodes:
- the ddi2 gene encoding protein DDI1 homolog 2 isoform X2; protein product: MLVTVFCAPRDRPETTFALDVSPELELRDFVALCELESGIPAGEIQISYVEQLLKDPTRALGTYGVKDGDVVVLRQADRRPAPTQPGFPGLPHIDFRSITVPGASTSTAPRSTGRPPQQQAVASPPLQHQPPPSQQQQQPQSQSQPQPQPQPQPQSQPQSQSQPQRGTQPSTPPAFRGSSSQGLDDPALLQQMLLSNPHELSLLKERNPPLAEALLSGDLERFTKVLLEQQQDRAKREQERIRLLTADPFDLEAQAKIEEDIRQHNVEENMTIAMEEAPESFGQVVMLYINCKVNGHPVKAFVDSGAQMTIMSQACAERCNIMRLVDRRWAGIAKGVGTQKIIGRVHLAQVQIEGDFLPCSFSILEDQPMDMLLGLDMLKRHQCSIDLKKSVLLIGTTGTETRFLSEAELPDCARLAYGPEGREESRPEEIADRELAEALQRSIHESGQQ